One genomic region from Methanobrevibacter sp. encodes:
- a CDS encoding AMP-binding protein — MTSVIGDFVERVDFDSYEDFFENFKLKYEDDYNFGFDVVDKYAEIYPDKIALIWTNDHDETHTFTFKDMKEYSNRAANLFKRLGIKKGDCVMLTLKNRYEWWFCMVALHKIGAIAIPGTHMLKLHDIDFRLSQANVKMVVSIEEDSLLPDYEKAQESLGIDLKKLVIETERDGWLNFNEAIMKESPVFERPTGEDKTYAEEIFLIYFTSGTSGLPKMVSHKHTYSLGHIPTAKYWHNVVEDGIHHSAADTGWGKAVWGNIYGQWISGTGIFIYDYDRFNGIKLLENVIKFKVNTFCAPPTVYRFLIKENIQGYDFSNITYVTTAGEPLPPEVSDRFYDISGLRIKEGFGQTETTLSIGTFIWLDAKVASIGKPSPLFNLELLDENDEKVEIGEEGELCFKLQDGPNPGLFKDYVNDEEKYRQQIHDGYYHCGDTAWVDEDGYVHFVGRNDDIIKSSGYRIGPYEVESAVLSHEAVSNCAITAYPDEVRGQIVKATIVLQHGFEPSDSLTKDIQNHVKNVTAPYKYPRMVEYADELPETISGKTRRVEIREKDYNK; from the coding sequence ATGACCTCAGTAATTGGAGATTTTGTGGAAAGAGTTGACTTTGACTCTTATGAAGACTTTTTTGAAAACTTTAAACTCAAATATGAAGATGATTATAACTTCGGATTTGATGTTGTAGACAAATATGCAGAAATATACCCTGATAAAATAGCTTTAATCTGGACAAATGACCATGATGAAACTCATACTTTCACTTTCAAAGACATGAAAGAATATTCAAACAGAGCTGCAAACCTATTCAAACGTTTAGGAATTAAAAAAGGTGACTGTGTAATGCTCACCTTAAAAAATAGGTATGAATGGTGGTTCTGTATGGTTGCATTACATAAAATCGGTGCAATCGCAATTCCTGGAACACACATGTTAAAACTTCACGATATCGATTTCAGATTAAGCCAGGCTAATGTTAAAATGGTTGTGTCCATTGAAGAAGATTCATTACTTCCAGATTATGAAAAAGCACAAGAATCCTTAGGAATTGATTTGAAAAAATTAGTAATTGAAACTGAAAGGGACGGATGGCTTAACTTTAACGAAGCTATTATGAAAGAAAGTCCAGTGTTTGAAAGACCAACAGGTGAAGATAAAACCTATGCTGAAGAGATATTTTTGATTTACTTCACATCAGGTACCAGCGGACTTCCAAAAATGGTTTCACACAAACATACCTATTCATTAGGACATATCCCAACTGCTAAATATTGGCATAATGTTGTAGAAGACGGAATTCACCACAGTGCAGCAGATACCGGATGGGGAAAAGCTGTATGGGGAAACATTTACGGCCAGTGGATTAGCGGAACCGGAATATTCATCTATGATTATGACAGATTCAACGGAATAAAACTGCTTGAAAACGTAATCAAATTCAAAGTGAATACTTTCTGTGCACCGCCAACAGTTTACAGATTCCTAATTAAAGAAAATATTCAGGGATATGACTTTTCAAATATTACCTATGTAACTACTGCAGGTGAACCACTTCCTCCTGAAGTATCTGACAGGTTCTATGACATTTCAGGACTCAGAATCAAGGAGGGATTCGGTCAAACTGAAACCACATTATCCATTGGAACATTCATTTGGTTAGATGCAAAAGTTGCTTCAATCGGGAAACCTTCCCCATTATTCAATTTAGAATTACTTGATGAAAACGATGAAAAAGTAGAAATCGGTGAAGAAGGGGAACTTTGTTTCAAATTACAAGATGGTCCAAATCCAGGATTATTCAAAGATTATGTGAATGATGAAGAAAAATACAGACAGCAAATCCATGACGGATACTACCACTGCGGAGACACCGCATGGGTTGATGAAGACGGTTATGTCCACTTTGTCGGAAGAAACGATGACATTATCAAATCTTCAGGTTATCGTATCGGACCGTATGAAGTTGAAAGTGCAGTATTGTCACACGAAGCAGTTTCAAACTGTGCTATTACCGCTTATCCTGATGAAGTGAGAGGTCAAATCGTAAAGGCAACAATTGTCTTGCAGCATGGCTTCGAACCATCAGATTCACTTACTAAAGACATTCAAAATCATGTTAAAAACGTAACAGCTCCTTATAAATACCCTAGGATGGTTGAGTATGCGGATGAACTTCCTGAAACCATCAGCGGTAAAACAAGAAGAGTTGAAATCAGAGAGAAAGATTACAATAAATAA
- a CDS encoding 4Fe-4S dicluster domain-containing protein translates to MTEEISYPVINKEICKGCMRCIVGCPQNAILLSQDMNNAGYQFAYYSGNGCTGCKDCYFTCPEPLALEVHQIKNIVNDTVAKMIKSKVANKGEN, encoded by the coding sequence ATGACAGAAGAAATATCTTATCCAGTTATTAATAAAGAAATCTGCAAAGGCTGTATGAGATGTATAGTCGGATGTCCTCAAAATGCAATATTACTATCACAAGACATGAACAACGCAGGATATCAATTTGCATATTATAGTGGAAATGGCTGCACTGGATGTAAAGACTGCTACTTTACTTGTCCAGAGCCATTAGCTTTAGAAGTACATCAGATTAAAAATATTGTTAACGACACAGTTGCAAAGATGATTAAATCTAAAGTGGCAAACAAGGGGGAAAATTAA
- a CDS encoding 3-methyl-2-oxobutanoate dehydrogenase subunit VorB: MSNQMVKGNTAVIVGAMYAGCDCFFGYPITPASEILHEASKYFPMVGRNFVQAESEEASINMVYGASGTGHRVMTASSGPGISLMQEGFTYLAGAELPAVIVDIMRAGPGLGNIGPEQGDYNQIVKGGGHGNYKNIVLAPNSVQEMCDLTMKAFELADKWRNPVVVLADGTLGQMAEPLVFPKEAIKPEIDESWAVRGNKETMGNLITSIYNDFDELEDFNYKLQEKYAKIDAEEVIVDEYQVDDADIVLVSFGISSRIARSAVDKSREKGLKVGLLRPITLNPFPVDRIKELADKGVEFISVEMSNGQLLADVQFAALRRDGTHLVNRMGGNLIELKHVLAKIYEIAGIDEEIDTSKRSSEKASPNIID, encoded by the coding sequence ATGAGTAATCAAATGGTTAAAGGAAACACTGCAGTTATTGTTGGTGCGATGTATGCAGGATGTGACTGTTTTTTCGGATACCCAATTACTCCGGCTAGTGAAATATTACATGAAGCATCAAAATATTTCCCAATGGTTGGAAGAAACTTTGTTCAGGCTGAAAGTGAAGAAGCTTCAATCAACATGGTTTATGGTGCATCAGGAACAGGTCACAGAGTTATGACTGCTTCATCCGGACCAGGTATCAGCTTAATGCAGGAAGGATTCACATACCTTGCAGGTGCAGAATTGCCTGCAGTTATCGTTGACATCATGAGGGCAGGACCTGGACTTGGAAACATCGGACCGGAACAAGGTGACTACAATCAGATCGTCAAAGGTGGAGGTCATGGAAACTATAAAAACATAGTTTTAGCTCCAAATAGCGTTCAGGAAATGTGTGACTTAACAATGAAAGCATTTGAACTTGCTGACAAATGGAGAAATCCTGTTGTAGTTTTAGCTGACGGTACTCTTGGTCAAATGGCTGAACCATTAGTGTTCCCTAAAGAAGCTATTAAACCTGAAATTGATGAATCATGGGCAGTTAGAGGTAACAAAGAAACCATGGGAAACCTAATCACTTCAATTTATAATGACTTTGATGAATTGGAAGATTTCAACTACAAGCTTCAGGAAAAATATGCAAAAATCGATGCTGAAGAAGTAATTGTTGATGAATATCAGGTTGATGATGCAGACATTGTTTTAGTATCCTTTGGTATCAGCAGCCGTATTGCAAGATCAGCTGTTGATAAAAGCCGTGAAAAAGGTTTAAAAGTTGGACTTTTAAGACCAATTACATTAAATCCATTCCCAGTTGATAGAATTAAAGAATTAGCTGATAAAGGTGTTGAATTCATTTCAGTCGAAATGAGTAATGGTCAATTGTTAGCTGACGTTCAATTTGCAGCATTAAGAAGAGATGGCACTCACCTTGTCAACAGAATGGGTGGAAACCTAATTGAACTTAAACATGTTCTTGCAAAAATCTATGAAATAGCCGGAATCGATGAAGAAATTGACACTTCAAAAAGAAGTTCTGAAAAGGCAAGTCCGAATATAATTGATTAA
- a CDS encoding 2-oxoacid:acceptor oxidoreductase family protein: MSEQLNKDYEEQIRRNPQSLLEEYPRKGTNIQSTHYCAGCGHGIIHKLIAECMDELGIQERCVMISPVGCSVYAYFYFNCGNFQTAHGRAPAVATGISRAEDNAIVMSYQGDGDLASIGLNETLQAANRGEKIAVFFVNNTVYGMTGGQMAPTTLIGEKTVTCQTGRDPDYAGHPTHMCELINTLKAPVFIERVSLANPLKIRLAKFAIKQALTVQKEGKGYSFVEILSPCPTNLKQDVKRAQEFIENQMEKEFPVKNFRNNLYRKEPVQRPASDFSTESLDKIFNVTRGEDSGYVDDDIKPLSIKVSGFGGQGVLSAGLTIAQAACAEGKHVSWYPSYGPEQRGGKSNCSVVISNETIGTPVVDDIDILIALNKPSLEQFSQDVKEGGAILYDAKIGDFETDRDVKVIAMPCVDIAEEHGNARTANTALIGALTELSDVLKRESYENAIREMFASKPKVIDVNIDVLEAGAEWIKNNS; this comes from the coding sequence ATGAGTGAACAATTAAATAAAGATTATGAAGAACAGATACGTAGAAATCCACAATCCCTTTTAGAAGAGTATCCTAGAAAAGGAACCAATATCCAATCTACTCACTACTGTGCAGGTTGTGGACATGGAATTATACATAAATTAATAGCTGAATGTATGGATGAACTAGGAATACAGGAAAGATGTGTAATGATTTCCCCTGTAGGATGTTCAGTTTATGCTTATTTCTACTTTAACTGTGGAAACTTCCAGACTGCTCACGGTAGAGCACCTGCAGTTGCAACTGGTATTTCAAGAGCTGAAGATAATGCAATTGTCATGAGTTATCAGGGAGATGGAGACCTTGCTTCAATCGGTTTAAATGAAACCCTTCAGGCTGCAAACCGTGGAGAAAAAATTGCAGTATTCTTTGTAAACAATACAGTTTACGGAATGACTGGTGGTCAAATGGCTCCAACAACATTGATTGGTGAAAAGACCGTAACATGTCAAACCGGAAGAGATCCTGATTATGCAGGCCATCCTACCCATATGTGTGAGTTAATAAATACTTTAAAGGCACCAGTATTCATTGAAAGAGTATCTCTTGCAAATCCTTTAAAAATCAGATTAGCTAAATTTGCAATTAAACAGGCATTAACCGTTCAAAAAGAAGGTAAAGGTTATTCTTTTGTTGAAATATTATCACCTTGTCCTACTAACTTAAAACAAGATGTTAAACGTGCACAGGAATTTATTGAAAATCAGATGGAAAAAGAATTCCCTGTTAAAAACTTCAGGAACAATTTATACAGAAAAGAACCTGTACAAAGACCAGCTAGTGATTTTTCAACTGAATCCTTAGATAAAATATTTAATGTTACAAGAGGAGAAGATTCAGGTTATGTTGATGATGATATCAAACCATTAAGCATTAAGGTTTCCGGATTCGGTGGTCAGGGAGTATTAAGTGCAGGTCTTACAATAGCTCAGGCTGCTTGTGCTGAAGGAAAACATGTGTCATGGTATCCTAGTTACGGACCGGAACAAAGGGGAGGAAAATCCAACTGTTCTGTTGTAATATCCAATGAAACAATTGGTACTCCTGTTGTTGATGACATTGACATTCTCATTGCATTAAACAAACCGTCTTTAGAGCAATTCTCACAGGACGTTAAAGAAGGTGGAGCAATACTTTATGATGCGAAAATAGGTGATTTTGAAACTGACCGTGACGTTAAAGTTATTGCAATGCCTTGTGTGGATATTGCAGAAGAACATGGAAATGCCAGAACTGCAAATACTGCTTTAATAGGTGCATTAACTGAATTGAGTGATGTTTTAAAACGTGAATCTTATGAAAATGCTATCCGTGAAATGTTTGCATCAAAACCAAAAGTCATTGATGTTAACATTGACGTGTTAGAAGCGGGAGCTGAATGGATTAAAAACAATTCATAG
- the gatD gene encoding Glu-tRNA(Gln) amidotransferase subunit GatD, protein MTYKENAEKYIENYGLSIGDTIKVNKEDISYTGILLDRPEDADDGYLVLKLSSGYNIGVAIDNTTAELIEKGDKPKIGYDETEIPQDPSKQNISIVSTGGTVSSVIDYRTGAVHPKFTASDLVKANPELLDYANYNVKALYNILSENMKPEYWVKAAEEIANDISEGADGVVIAHGTDTMHYTSAALSFMLKTPVPIIITGAQRSSDRPSSDANINLIDSVVAAKSDIAEVCVCMHGSLNDEYTYLHKGTKVRKMHTSRRDTFRSINAQPIAKIQNKKININPDYNYTKRGTNELELNTNIEEKVGFIKSFPGISEEYIEYHIDKGYKGLVIEGTGLGHVPNNLINSFKRAQDENIPVIMTSQCLYGRVNMNVYSTGREILDAGVISGLDMTPETTYVKLCWAIGQSSNYSEVKEIMQSNVAGEFSKKSSIKDFLN, encoded by the coding sequence ATGACATATAAAGAAAATGCTGAAAAATATATTGAAAATTACGGTTTAAGTATAGGAGATACCATTAAAGTAAACAAGGAAGATATCTCCTATACTGGTATTTTACTTGACAGACCGGAAGATGCTGATGACGGATATTTGGTTTTGAAATTATCTAGCGGTTACAATATTGGAGTGGCTATTGACAATACTACTGCCGAGCTAATCGAAAAGGGTGACAAGCCAAAAATTGGTTATGATGAAACTGAGATTCCACAGGATCCATCAAAACAGAACATTTCCATCGTATCAACCGGTGGAACAGTATCTTCAGTTATTGATTACAGAACTGGAGCAGTGCATCCTAAATTCACTGCATCTGATCTTGTTAAGGCAAATCCGGAACTGTTGGATTATGCCAACTATAACGTTAAGGCTTTATATAATATTTTAAGTGAAAACATGAAGCCTGAGTATTGGGTTAAGGCTGCAGAAGAAATAGCTAATGACATTTCAGAGGGTGCAGATGGTGTTGTGATTGCTCATGGTACCGATACAATGCACTACACTTCCGCCGCTTTAAGTTTCATGTTGAAAACACCGGTTCCAATCATTATTACCGGTGCTCAGAGAAGTTCAGACAGGCCTTCAAGTGATGCCAACATTAACCTGATTGATTCTGTTGTTGCTGCTAAATCAGACATTGCAGAAGTATGTGTCTGTATGCATGGAAGCTTGAATGATGAATACACTTACTTGCACAAGGGAACAAAGGTCAGGAAAATGCATACTTCAAGAAGGGATACATTCAGAAGCATTAACGCTCAGCCTATTGCTAAAATTCAAAATAAAAAAATCAATATCAATCCTGATTATAACTACACTAAACGTGGAACAAATGAACTTGAATTGAACACTAATATTGAAGAGAAAGTGGGATTCATCAAGAGTTTTCCTGGAATTTCTGAGGAATACATTGAATATCATATTGATAAAGGTTATAAAGGCCTTGTCATTGAGGGAACCGGTCTTGGACATGTTCCAAATAACCTTATCAACTCATTTAAAAGAGCACAAGATGAAAACATTCCAGTTATCATGACTTCACAATGTCTTTATGGTAGAGTTAACATGAACGTTTACTCAACCGGACGTGAAATACTTGATGCCGGTGTGATTTCAGGTCTTGACATGACTCCTGAAACCACATATGTCAAATTATGTTGGGCAATAGGTCAAAGTAGCAATTACAGTGAAGTTAAAGAGATTATGCAAAGTAATGTTGCAGGTGAATTTTCTAAAAAATCCTCAATTAAGGATTTCTTGAACTAG
- the gatE gene encoding Glu-tRNA(Gln) amidotransferase subunit GatE, whose translation MDYEKLGLKMGLEIHQQLNSEHKLFCPCKTELVDDDFDELVQRKLRPTQSELGEIDRAALQESLRGLNFKYENFEKHTCLVENDDEPPHSLNEEALDICITIACLMNMHIVDEFHTMRKQVIDGSNTGGFQRTGMVATDGYLDTPYGKVVIESLGLEEDAARRVETKDGFTEFRLDRLGIPLAEITTDPSMHHPDQVREVAYMLGQILRSTNVKRGLGTIRQDLNISIAEGARVEIKGVQDLDLMAEIVNREVQRQLELIDIKKELEARNAEVLEEIHDLDELFEDTESKILKSAETIKAVVLKGFDGLIGREVQPGRRFGTEIASYAKKRGVSGIFHSDELPAYGITQEEVDKVNDFLNIGEDDAFIIVAHDEDIAVSALEEVKRRANLGLEGVVEETRKALDDGNTEYMRPLPTANRMYLETDIPLFKITPDRVEPIANNLPELPDVKQARIIEEYKLSEDLATQLVKRQEADMFEDILADVDVDATPVASLLAYDLREIKREGHDINMLTLDHFKGIFTLLSEGKIAKDSVRKLAVETIKSPEMDIAEIAEKSNLTMLSEDDVKNIIAEIVANNEGMVKERQMGAMGPLMGMCMKQLKGKADGKLVNQVVREEIQKLL comes from the coding sequence ATGGATTATGAAAAATTAGGATTAAAAATGGGACTTGAAATTCACCAACAATTAAACAGTGAACATAAACTGTTCTGTCCATGTAAAACAGAGCTTGTTGATGATGATTTTGATGAATTGGTTCAAAGGAAACTCAGACCAACCCAGTCAGAGCTTGGTGAAATTGACCGTGCAGCATTACAGGAATCATTAAGGGGATTGAATTTCAAATATGAGAACTTTGAAAAACACACTTGTCTTGTTGAAAATGATGATGAACCACCTCACAGTTTAAACGAAGAAGCATTGGATATTTGTATTACTATTGCATGTTTGATGAATATGCATATTGTTGATGAATTCCATACCATGCGTAAACAGGTTATTGACGGAAGTAACACTGGTGGTTTCCAGAGAACCGGTATGGTTGCAACTGACGGTTACCTTGACACCCCTTACGGAAAAGTTGTTATTGAAAGTCTAGGCCTTGAAGAAGATGCTGCAAGAAGAGTTGAAACCAAAGACGGCTTTACAGAATTCAGACTTGACCGTTTAGGAATACCATTAGCTGAAATTACAACAGACCCTTCAATGCACCATCCAGATCAGGTAAGAGAAGTTGCATATATGCTCGGTCAGATTTTAAGAAGTACAAATGTTAAAAGAGGTCTTGGAACAATCAGACAGGACTTGAACATTTCCATTGCTGAAGGTGCACGTGTTGAGATTAAAGGTGTACAGGACTTGGATTTGATGGCTGAAATCGTTAACCGTGAAGTTCAAAGACAATTGGAATTAATCGATATCAAAAAGGAACTTGAAGCTAGAAATGCGGAAGTGCTTGAAGAGATTCATGATTTGGATGAACTGTTTGAAGATACTGAATCTAAAATATTGAAATCCGCTGAAACCATTAAGGCAGTTGTTCTTAAAGGTTTTGATGGTTTGATTGGTCGTGAAGTGCAACCTGGCAGAAGATTCGGTACTGAAATTGCAAGCTATGCTAAAAAACGTGGAGTATCCGGTATTTTCCACTCAGATGAACTTCCAGCTTATGGAATTACCCAAGAGGAAGTTGACAAAGTCAATGATTTCTTAAACATTGGTGAAGATGATGCATTCATTATTGTTGCCCATGACGAAGATATTGCTGTTTCAGCATTAGAGGAAGTTAAAAGAAGAGCAAACTTAGGTTTGGAAGGTGTTGTTGAGGAAACCCGTAAGGCACTTGATGACGGTAACACCGAATACATGAGACCTCTTCCTACTGCAAACAGGATGTATCTTGAAACAGATATCCCACTATTCAAAATCACACCCGACAGGGTTGAACCTATCGCTAACAATCTACCAGAATTACCTGACGTGAAACAGGCCAGAATCATTGAAGAGTACAAGTTAAGTGAAGACTTGGCAACACAGCTTGTGAAAAGACAAGAAGCTGACATGTTTGAAGACATTCTAGCGGATGTTGATGTTGATGCAACACCAGTGGCTTCACTTCTTGCATATGATTTACGTGAAATCAAAAGGGAAGGACACGACATTAACATGCTAACTCTCGACCACTTTAAAGGAATATTCACTCTTCTATCAGAAGGTAAAATCGCTAAAGACAGTGTCCGTAAATTAGCTGTTGAGACAATTAAATCTCCAGAAATGGACATTGCAGAAATTGCTGAGAAAAGCAATTTAACCATGCTCAGTGAAGATGATGTTAAAAACATTATTGCTGAGATTGTAGCTAACAATGAAGGTATGGTTAAAGAGCGTCAAATGGGAGCTATGGGTCCATTGATGGGAATGTGCATGAAGCAACTTAAGGGAAAGGCTGACGGAAAGTTAGTTAATCAGGTTGTACGTGAAGAAATTCAAAAATTATTATAG
- a CDS encoding sulfide-dependent adenosine diphosphate thiazole synthase produces MEKLDDIIVSRAIIEEFMNDFLDYTDIDVAIGGGGPSGITAGYYLAKAGYKVALFERKLSIGGGMWGGGMMFNKVVVQEEGRRILDEFGINYKKYQDNYYVVDSIECTSTLTSKATQAGLKVFNLMSIEDLMVRENGINGVVLNWSSVEMSGLHIDPLTVRSKAVIDATGHPLEIIKIVQDKMEEDLNTKTGKIMGEKSMWADRAEGKILDNVNEVYPGLYVTGMAANAVHGSQRMGPIFGGMLLSGEYVAKKVAEDLENRK; encoded by the coding sequence GTGGAAAAATTAGATGACATTATTGTTTCAAGAGCAATCATTGAAGAATTCATGAATGATTTTCTAGACTACACAGATATTGATGTAGCTATTGGTGGAGGAGGTCCATCAGGAATTACTGCCGGATATTACCTGGCTAAAGCAGGATATAAGGTAGCATTGTTTGAAAGAAAACTCTCCATAGGCGGAGGAATGTGGGGAGGAGGAATGATGTTTAACAAAGTTGTTGTCCAGGAGGAAGGTCGAAGAATCCTTGATGAATTTGGAATCAACTACAAAAAATATCAGGACAATTATTATGTTGTAGACTCCATCGAGTGCACCTCAACACTTACATCTAAAGCTACTCAAGCTGGCCTTAAAGTGTTTAATCTCATGTCAATTGAGGATTTAATGGTACGTGAAAATGGAATTAACGGAGTAGTGCTCAACTGGAGTTCAGTTGAAATGAGTGGTCTACATATAGACCCACTTACAGTTAGATCCAAAGCAGTTATTGATGCTACAGGACACCCATTAGAGATTATCAAAATCGTACAGGACAAAATGGAAGAAGACTTAAACACAAAAACAGGTAAAATCATGGGTGAGAAATCAATGTGGGCAGACCGTGCTGAAGGCAAGATTCTTGATAACGTTAATGAAGTATATCCTGGATTATATGTAACCGGTATGGCTGCTAATGCAGTTCATGGATCACAACGTATGGGACCAATCTTTGGCGGAATGCTGCTCTCTGGTGAGTATGTAGCCAAAAAGGTTGCTGAAGATTTGGAAAACAGAAAATAA
- a CDS encoding MarR family winged helix-turn-helix transcriptional regulator, translating to MDDWENDRILLTPTNLYMEYILLSYNNFLRQKLDDVKITYGELTYIYNIKFFPSISQRKLAETLFVSEANVAKMVKKLVEKGLVEKQKDKANKSRNILKLTEKGEEVFVKINVITCGWERNITKNMSNEEYFKFKQTLYEITKESTDL from the coding sequence ATGGACGATTGGGAAAATGACAGAATTCTACTTACTCCAACCAATCTTTATATGGAATACATCTTATTAAGTTACAATAATTTTTTAAGACAAAAATTGGATGATGTTAAAATTACCTATGGAGAATTGACTTACATTTATAACATTAAATTCTTTCCTTCAATCTCACAAAGAAAGCTTGCCGAGACATTATTTGTATCTGAAGCGAATGTTGCAAAAATGGTCAAGAAATTAGTTGAAAAGGGTTTGGTTGAAAAGCAAAAGGACAAAGCAAATAAAAGTCGCAATATATTAAAGTTGACTGAAAAAGGAGAAGAGGTTTTTGTTAAAATTAATGTCATTACATGCGGTTGGGAAAGAAATATCACCAAAAACATGTCAAATGAAGAATATTTTAAATTTAAGCAAACATTGTATGAGATTACAAAGGAATCAACCGATTTGTAA
- a CDS encoding glutathione peroxidase: MSIYDFEVKDSDGNTVSLSEFKDKVLLIVNSATECGFTPQYTELNEIYNEFKDEGFEILDFPCNQFGDQAPGTTEEIKEVCRNKWLVPYSIFDKIDVNGENADPLFEYLKNEQPFTEIKGKGATALKLMLRKKDKHYKDNNDIKWNFTKFLVDRKGNVVRRFEPTEDLGDVKDAVKDLI, encoded by the coding sequence ATGTCAATTTATGATTTTGAAGTAAAAGACAGTGACGGAAACACAGTTTCCTTATCCGAATTTAAAGACAAAGTACTTTTAATCGTTAACTCAGCAACAGAATGTGGATTCACCCCACAATACACTGAATTAAATGAAATTTATAATGAATTCAAAGACGAAGGATTTGAAATTCTTGATTTCCCATGCAACCAATTCGGTGATCAGGCACCCGGAACAACCGAAGAAATCAAAGAAGTATGCCGCAACAAATGGTTAGTACCATACTCCATATTTGATAAAATTGATGTAAACGGTGAAAATGCAGATCCTTTATTTGAATACTTGAAAAACGAACAACCATTTACCGAAATCAAAGGTAAAGGAGCAACCGCTTTAAAGTTAATGTTAAGAAAAAAAGACAAACATTACAAAGACAACAATGACATCAAATGGAACTTTACCAAGTTTTTAGTTGACCGCAAAGGAAATGTTGTTCGCAGATTCGAACCAACTGAAGACTTGGGTGACGTTAAGGATGCAGTTAAAGATTTAATCTAA
- the trxB gene encoding thioredoxin-disulfide reductase, with translation MEKYDIIIIGAGPGGLTAAIYAGRQGTKNLIIDRDLAGGIGREVPEMENYPGFENISGLELIEKMKVQATKNTELHEMENVLEITKNDDEYRFTVKTDKAEYLSKTVILATGSSHRHLNAKGEDVFAGKGVSYCATCDGFFFQGRDIIMVGGGNSALQEALYLNNLGANVTLIHRRDEFRAQKHLQNQIKEAGIKTILNATVEEIKGEMLVESVTLKDTKTGELTDLPINGVFISVGYIPHTELAQQLGVELDESGHIIIDKNQKTNVDYVYAIGDVCIGLKQWVVACGEGAVAATSAYHDIS, from the coding sequence ATGGAAAAATATGACATTATCATCATCGGAGCAGGACCCGGAGGTCTGACTGCAGCAATATATGCCGGCCGTCAGGGTACTAAAAATCTGATTATAGACCGTGACCTTGCAGGAGGAATCGGGCGTGAAGTGCCTGAAATGGAAAACTATCCTGGATTTGAAAACATTTCAGGACTGGAATTAATTGAAAAAATGAAAGTGCAGGCTACAAAGAATACTGAGCTTCATGAAATGGAAAACGTTCTGGAAATTACAAAAAACGATGATGAATACCGCTTTACAGTTAAAACAGATAAAGCAGAGTATCTCTCAAAAACAGTTATTCTTGCAACAGGAAGCTCACACAGACACTTGAATGCAAAAGGAGAAGATGTTTTTGCAGGAAAAGGTGTCAGTTACTGTGCAACTTGTGACGGATTTTTCTTCCAGGGCCGTGACATCATCATGGTCGGTGGAGGAAACAGCGCACTTCAGGAAGCATTATACCTAAACAATTTAGGCGCTAACGTTACACTCATCCATAGAAGAGATGAATTCAGAGCCCAAAAACACTTGCAAAATCAGATTAAAGAAGCCGGAATTAAAACTATACTTAATGCAACTGTTGAAGAAATAAAAGGTGAAATGCTTGTTGAATCAGTTACATTAAAAGACACCAAGACTGGTGAACTTACAGACTTGCCGATTAATGGAGTATTCATTAGTGTAGGATACATTCCACATACCGAACTTGCACAGCAACTTGGTGTCGAATTGGACGAATCAGGACACATCATAATCGACAAAAATCAAAAAACCAATGTTGACTATGTTTATGCAATCGGTGATGTTTGTATTGGATTAAAGCAATGGGTTGTTGCATGCGGTGAAGGTGCAGTGGCTGCAACTTCCGCATATCATGACATAAGCTAA